The Rosa rugosa chromosome 1, drRosRugo1.1, whole genome shotgun sequence genomic sequence CTTGATGCCATgttagagatagagagagtctagagagaaaagagagaaactcagatattttgagaagaaaaggaGCTGCATTACCAGAAGATAAAGTCGTACAAGATATTTATACCTATAGCTGCACTGCACAGATGAGAGAcatgtggcagacagctgtaggaCACTAACTAATTAAGCATGAACTAACCCTAATTAGCAAGACTAATTAACCACTGATTACAACAGAAATGTAACAACTTTTCTAACTGATCAAGCTTAAATGAACAGTGCTAATCAAGGAGATAACTCTCTGTTAACACAGGGGaggggaaaaacaaaaaaagtaaaaaattaaCAACTGAACTAATTGATATTCTGCGTATCAAACACCGTGTACTTACATTAAAAAGTATCAACAAATCAGCCACCTTTGAACCTATTTCTATGCAATTTCATTTTTGAAATGTTCTTCTTGAAATCAATGAACTATTCGAGACCAATATATTGCCCCCTACATATATGTATTGAAAACATTATAAAGAAATATATGTACTTATgaacttggaaaaaaaaatggatgcaTTCATTCTGAAGATAATTTGAAAATCAagatagaaaaagaaaacaaagcagaTAAATGCAGCaattaaaaaatgaagaaaaagatcaaactcaaagaacaaacaaaaagaTAATTCTCAGCGATAGACATTGCTTTGACTATTTTATTCTCCAGTGTCTCAGAGCACTTATATTCTGATGGTACATGCTATTAAGGATCCATGACAACTCTTAAAGTAAGCTATATGAATGAGAAAGTTGATTGTGGAACCAAAACACAAATTAAGCATTACAGCAACAAACAATAAATGATCAATTTTGGTTAACAAAGCTGGATAACTAATTACCCCAGCAACCTACAATCACAATGGAAAATGCTACAACAAATCAATAATTCAAAAGCTTTGAGAACGAAACCCTTCCTATTTGCTTTCAGCCCAACCTTTATATCTCAAATTAAAGAGACCCAGAACAGAAGTTCAGAGTGATCAGATTTTTCAGAAAAGCCCAAGAAGGTAAACGATCCAAAGTTTTTCGAAGTCTACCTTGTCTGCTCGACTCTCTTTTGAAACGGGTTTTGATTGGAAATAACAGAAGAAAAGATGATGGGTCTGATATGATAGATCGAAGCCGCCGACAGTTATTTATTCTGGAAAAAACCCGAAAACTCAAGCTTCTGTTCAAGTTCTAGTTTCTAATCACATCAAAAAGCAAACCAATCAAAAGACGatcggagaagagagagaaatagatcGGCGTCCCTTGTAAGCTGAAGAAGACGATCGGAGTCGTCTGGAATTGGATTTTCTTTCTATCTTTTGGATCGCGAAAACAGAAACTTTCTGAATTTGAGAGAGTGGAGGAAGGCGAaagaagcacaaaaaaaaaaaaaaagggcgaGCCTCAACGCTGTGATTACAAAAAAAACAGGGACAAAACCGTCTTTTCCGGCCTTTAGTATATTGTATAATAATTAAACTACTTATTAAAACCCTAGCTAGCTGCTAGCAGACAAAAAACGGAAACTCTAAAACCCCCACAGTCCCACTACCCTCCTATATATACCTGAGTGTCCGAAACCATGTAAAACCTTCATCACCCTCATCGATCGCTCCTGGTAAATaaattctctccctctctgcccctctctttctccctccatttctctctctctttctccctccATTTCTCTAAGCTAGATTTATTTGTTTGTGGGTGTTAGATCGATCTGAGTTGGATCTCATAAAATTTTCATCTTCCCTATatatctttctcttttcttttcaggtGTACGTTGTGCTTGGGATTTCTTTTCAGTTTCAGATCTGCAAGAGGTCTGGCTTCTTGAATTGCCTAGCTAATTCCCCTGTACTTGAATTGAGTTGATACTTGATAATACAATGGAGCACGATCaagcttattattattatttttatgtgTTTGAGGTAGCTTAAAAGTTCTCGAAATATATGTAATTTTTAGATCAAAATAAATATTAGGATTTCGAttatctctttatttatttattttttatgtgttTGAGCTAGCTTGAAAGATCTTGAAAGATCTAGAAATATATGTACTTTTTAGatcaaaatatattttaggagTTCGATTccctctctttttatttttatttttttttgtgtttgagGTAGCTTGAAAGATCTcgaaagatatatatatatatatatgtacttttTAATTAGATCAAAATAAATATATTAGGAGCTCGattctctctgtttttcttttcttttttatatgtttatggTAGCTTGAAAGATCTCGAAAGTTTTTGAAATATATGTACTTTTTAGATCAAGATATAATACGAGTTTGATTCTACTTCAATGTAGTAGAAATTTTTACGGATAAATGGAATAAATTGATGTAAGTTAAGGATCATTTAAATTTTTACCTATAATTGATCATACAATTTGGATATCAAAACACTTGAAAGGTCTAGATGGTGTGAAAAGGGTAAAGACTAGAGAGAGTATCATGATTCATGAGTATTGCCTAATTCCCCTGCACTTGAAAAAGCTGTTTGTTTTTCCCCAAATGCATTGCCAAAACCATGCAAGCCATGCAGGGTGGTCTATTAAGTGGGACCCATTATTTCACCCCCAAAATTGGCAAACTCCTCCTTCCTTAACTTTCTTTATTATTATAGCTTTGATTAATTTGTGATTTTTCTAAAAACAGGATGGGAAAGATCAAGGAAATGGGGAAGAAAAACTATgtaagttttttattttcaattactaAATAATTGATTAAAAACTAATTAGTCACATCTTATAAAAaaaagtttgattttttttttttttttcaattaagcTAATAATgatatttttgttgttgtttttagtGTAAAACCTGCGACAGGCAGTTCGAGGATGAGTATGGCATACTCGATCACATGGAGACAGTTCCCCACCCTCCAAAGCCTGAGCCAGAGGTGGAGAAATATGCTTGCTCTATGTGCAACAAGGTATTCGCAAGCAAAAATGGCCTAGAAGCTCATATGAAAAGTCAAGTGCATAAAAAATAACTATATGGGTTATTTTAAACAATGAGCTGAGTATGCTTATGATCGAATATAGTGGATTAGACAGTTTAGTAACATGAGGTTATTTTAAACAGTGAGTTTGCTTATGAATATGCGTAGATTGATTGCTTTTGTTGCTTATGAGTATATATGCTTATAAATATGAGAATCTCTACTCTCAACATCGCTCTAAGCAATCTACCCAAAAGCTCGTCCTCCCTTTGTTATGATGGTTGGAATGGATCTTGCTTATGAATATATAGTATCTCTAGTCTTTTGTTGGTTTACTAGTGTATATGTGGTTCGAAGTAGGGGATTTTATACCAAAGTTATTGAAGGTGATATGAAATGCGTTTTGTCTATttttgatttgaaatataaCGGAGTCTCCAAACTGATTAACGGTGCAATAACTCATTCTCCAATTCTCTATTGTGACTGATATTATTTGACAGTCTCCAACGAGTGTGATTGGAAAAATTTAGACCATGCACTATTGATGAATTTTTGGTCAATTTTACTGCCATGTTCATCCTTGAGTCTGACCAAGTAGGTACATAACTTTAACAGTTTCTCTGGAGTGTGGGTTCAAAATTATACAACATATTAAGGCAAAGAAGAATGGTAGATAAATTACTGAAGGCATCACAGGTATATATCATCCCCTACTAATAAGGAGTAGGCAAAGAAGAATGGTCATATATAGCTACTTGAAAGAACTATAATTTCTATTTTCGACTGCTTAGTTAACAATGGCCCTGTGACAGATTAAGTCGATAACTCGATCGTGAGTTGCAACAAGTGTACTGTGTATACACTGGTTTAGTAACTTTAGTTTGCCATAGTGATGTTAAAGAAACGCAGATCGCAATGAAGAAATTGAGATAGAAAAGAGTAGGCATAAGGAGAAATGGCTTGGAACAGCTCCTGCATTTTCCATGGAGAAGGTTGAAAAGAGAATGCACACAACTAACAGAAACTATTGAAAATCCAATCTACAGAGTCATCATGTCATAATAATTATCCGAAGACTTGTGTACTAGCTAGTATCATAAACATCTCACCTGTTGTCACCTAAAAGAGTTGGCAGAACCCACAtccttggtttttttttttttttttgggtctgtcAAGGATACCGTTCAGGCTGCCCTCAGATTCTatgcaatttacaacaaaaacaaaaatttagatGGGAGAGGTGAGCAGAGATAATGAAAGATGAGTAGGTTATATATATCATCAAACTGAACAATCCGGCATAGATGCAACCAAGACCAAGTCACCCAAAAAATCATAGTAAACTTTCCGTCCTAATCCTTGATAGCATTTTTAATCTCATCGATCATAGTATTtttgaatttaatttctttCCTAATCCTTTTAAAACTTCCCATCTGATCAGGTCTCACATTGAGGTCAACCACAGAAACATCGATAGCCAGGAATGTCGAAGTCCATTCCTGCCGGCAGCATTTTACCAACAGCCTACAGAAATTAGATCAACTCGATCTGATTCTCGACATTGCTAGACGGCAGCAGGAAAAGAAAGGAGTGACAGTTCCTTGGCAGCTCCGGTACTGCCACTCTGCTAGGAATAATGTTGTTACTGCCCCTCAGTCTTTCTGATATGCATGGTCCATCCACCGGCCGCCTATTCATTAAGAGGCTAGCTTGCTTACTGAAATGAATACGTGTACATATTTTGCAAGGCTTAGATTTCCCCATGTGGGTTTCTACATTATACAAAACGATCCATAACGGCTAACCTCGCAACTGAGATAAATGCAGACTGCATGCATCAGTATCATACATACTCATAGTAAATGGAATGGGCAGTAGTCATTACACACAGATACCAAATTTGTCATGGATAGCCTGTCAAGATAGATACgtatcttaattaattaaccaattattTAAGTGGCTAATATGAAATTAGGTTGATACCTTTACCAATGGAGCAAGACAGTTGGAGTGTAGTCCTTCTCATTTACTACTatgacaaacataggagcactcCTACTTGGAGTTGTACAACAACCTTCACGATCCGTGTGAAAGCCGGTGGCTTTGACGACAGATTTAGCACCGGCCTCTTCCCATGGGATGTAAATGGGATCCCTAGTTAGTCAATCGTAAAAGCCACTTGGAAGTAGTCTACTAGCAGATTTTGATGAGAAATTAGTGAACAAACTAGAAAAAATGAAGACACCAATACCATTGACGCCGGTCTTGATCTTGGccacactactagcaaaacaacaaTTACCCACGGATTTTAATCTGTGGGTAATAAGACTTTCTCACACGGATTTCAGTGTGTGATAGCTTTTACACACAGTACCCGCACAGATTGGTGTTACCGTGCGGTTTGGAGGGGGGGTAATGctcatctcacacggattatgTTGTCCGTGTGAAATACTAACGTGGGGCCCACTATAATTCCATAAATCTAAATTACCGGAATGGAACGCAATCCGTGTGAACaactctatttcacacggatttctgtgtcaaatatgtacctatctcacacggatttctgtgttaAATATGTACTCATCTTACACGGATTATTTTATCCGTGTGAATATTAGACGTGGGCCCCACTGTCTTTCCATGAATATAAATTACCGTAATGAAATGCAATCCGTGTGAATAACTTCCTATCTCACATGGATTTCTGTGTCAAATATATActtatctcacacggatttctgtgtcaaATCCTTTTACCCTAACTCTCACTGATTTCTGTGTGTAAAAGTGATagcatttataaaaaaaaaaaaaaaaaaaaatctgctaATTAATTAGGAACCAATGAAGATTCTGCATtacttgaagaaaaaaaatataattctAAAGATGTCAATAACAGTTGATAATACAACTTATGAAATGATCAGCGTTTCTGCATATGCCCCTAAATTCGAAAGATTGGTCGAGCTTCTGTTCTGGTGAACTAAAAATCTCCTTTAATTCTCTCTTCACTCCATCATCAGCAAATATAAACTTGCACGAATTTCTCGTTAGCTGAAATATTTCCCTCCTTCCAAGACCTAAGAATTCAAGAAACGGGCATCAGTTGTGAGCGcttttgttctattttataTTAAATGCACTAGTGACATCGGACATACCAAATGCAGAAGCAGGAAGGTTGTACTCGTTGGAAGGGCTGGTATAAAAGACCCCAGAATCATCGGTGCAGAGGACTAGAGGATGCTTTGCACTGTACATACAAACATATTGTTGATGTTATTAATTCTATATATCTTCAAATAATTTGGAATTGATCACAGACCTTATAAAGTTCTATGCAGCAATCTATcaattttaactttctttcAATTCAACTACACATGTTAGAAAAATTAGTATAACGCTTTAATATTCCAAGTAAATTTCATTGCATTCTTGGCATTCCCCCACATATGCAGCATAAATATTGGATGAGCTTGTGTTCATAAACTACAGTATCATTCCCCTACTTAAGGACTACAATTTCTATGCTTCCTACTAAGGACACAGTGAATACTGCAGTTTTCTTGCAGCTGAAACCATCTTAAGCTACTTTAAAAACATTAGTCACAGATATTCTAAATTACTTGTTACCCAAGCCCAATTTGAAACCAATATTCTTCTTTTCCTCCTTGAACACATTGTAAATCTAGCAATCCATTATGGATCAAAACCAAGCACCAACATATCCTTAAGGAAACGGAAGTGTCAAGGGCAACATAAATATTATCCAAGTTTCAGTTGGTACAATCTGTTTTATCCACTAACCCCACAAAATGTCAAGCTCCCACCTAGCATCTGCAGTAAGTTGGAGAAAACTTGGAAAAACTTGTTACTGGGTTCTACTCCCttgaattattattttctttttgtttttttcttttttaatcaaAAGTTTAGACAACTGGGGACAAACGtttatagaaaaaagaaagaaaaaaaaagatcaaagtACAAGGACAAGAAGTCCTCAGAgctgaaaaaaatatatatatcaaaacaaGGACACTAAACAAGACACTACCACTTTCCAACTGACCGAGGGTTTCATCGTCATAAGGGGATCTCGCTTTGACAAGTGTATCCACAAACAAAGCAGCTAACCTTGCCCCACACGTAACCTGAAATTTGTTTTCACACATACAGCATCAATACCtgggatttcttttctttctgtgtATAATTCATATAAGAACTGTGACACTTCCAACACAGGCGTAAAACTTAATCAGTATGCAGACAAGCCTAATTTGAATTCTCGAAGATTGATTCATTCTTTACTAAAAATTCAATTAATTAAGAAC encodes the following:
- the LOC133707192 gene encoding protein GET4-like isoform X1, which translates into the protein MSKERAKRGTLPPAQEQIEKVVEEGNYYGAQQLYKSISARYVAAQRYTEALDILQSGACIQLKHGQVTCGARLAALFVDTLVKARSPYDDETLGQLESGSVLFSVLVLIYIFFSALRTSCPCTLIFFFLSFFYKRLSPVV